The Methanobrevibacter olleyae DNA window CTCACCAGTGTGTTTACCACCAGTTACAAGTACAGCTACACCTTCTTCAAATTTAAAGTTTTCTTTAATTTCTTGTTCAGGTACAGAAATACATACAACATCTTGACCTGCATATAGATCTTCATCAACTAAAACATTTCTACCATCGTGAAGGTTTAGTTGAGTTTTTCCACCTTTAATAGTGGATTTATTTGCGATTTTAGCTAATTTGTAAGTTGCATCTTCTGCTGTTATTGGGTGTAAAGTTAATCTTCCTTTAGTATCTAAAAGAATTCTGTAATTTTCTTCAGTTTTAGGAATAGATAAAATATCCATAAATCCTACTGGAAATTTATAATCTTTTTTAGCTTTTCCATCAATTAAAACATTACCGGTATTAATGATTCTTTTTGCTTCTCTAGAGTTATCAGCAAGACCTAAAATATCTCTAATAATAACAAGTAAAGGTAAAGAATCTTTAATAGCATGTGACCCTGGAGCAGGTTTTACTGTCCAAGTATCTTCTTTTGGATGGATAGGCCAACTTTTAGGTGCTTTATACCTTTTAAGATGCTTTCTAGATCCCATTTTTGCCATCTTATTCCTCCATATTTATTCTTCTTTCATCTTTTAAATCAGCTTCAATAATCATCAAGTTGGATGGATGAATTGGAAGTAATACAGCATTTCCGTCAGGTTTACTTAAAGTAACCCCTTCAACAGTAACTTTGTATTTTTTTGCATCGATAGATTCAACTTTTCCTTCATGACCTTTAAAGTCTCCACGAACAACTTGAACTTTGTCTCCAACTCTTATTGGTAAAGATCTTTTACCAATATCTGCTCTTAAATCTTTGCTTAAATTAGCACTCATAATTTTACGACGAATGTGTAAAG harbors:
- a CDS encoding 30S ribosomal protein S4e: MAKMGSRKHLKRYKAPKSWPIHPKEDTWTVKPAPGSHAIKDSLPLLVIIRDILGLADNSREAKRIINTGNVLIDGKAKKDYKFPVGFMDILSIPKTEENYRILLDTKGRLTLHPITAEDATYKLAKIANKSTIKGGKTQLNLHDGRNVLVDEDLYAGQDVVCISVPEQEIKENFKFEEGVAVLVTGGKHTGELGKIKEIFVDESSKPNTVIIEKANNDTFLTLKEYAFVVGNDEPAIDLLEVNQ
- the rplX gene encoding 50S ribosomal protein L24, with product MSIQPRKQRKALYTAPLHIRRKIMSANLSKDLRADIGKRSLPIRVGDKVQVVRGDFKGHEGKVESIDAKKYKVTVEGVTLSKPDGNAVLLPIHPSNLMIIEADLKDERRINMEE